The sequence GCTGCGCGAGGCGTTGCTGGCCGCCGCCTTCACCGCCGACGGGCTGCTGGAACTGCTCGGCGCGCCGGCCTATGCCGCGCTGGCGCGCAGCGAGACCGTCCCCGCCCTGCGGGCGACGCGCGGTGACAGCCCGTTGGAGACCCTGGTGCGGCTGTTCCTGCTGCAGCGTCCGGTGGAGCTGCGGCGGGCGCAGGCCGCGCTGCCGGTCGCGGACTGCCTCGCGGACGGCTGGCTGGTGCAGGACGGCGACGAGCTGCGCGCCAGTGTGGACGTGCGCCCCTACGGCGGCCCCGAGGGACAGGACTGGTGGGTCGTCTCCGACCTGGGCTGCGCGGTCGGCGGCGCCGGCGGTATCCGGGGCGCCGGGGAAGCGGACCGCTCGCAGCTGGTGCTCGGTGTCGGCGGTGCCTCCACGACCCTCGCGGGGATCACGGTGCGCAGGCCGGTCGCCAAGGCCCTCGATCTCGGTACGGGCTCCGGCATCCAGGCGCTGCACGCCGCTCAGCACACCACCCGCGTCACGGGCACCGACCTCAACCCCCGGGCGCTGCGGATCGCCGCGCTGACCCTGGCGCTCTCCGGGGCGGAGCCGGCGGATCTGCGGGAGGGCTCGCTGTTCGAGCCCGTGGGCGACGAGACGTACGACCTGATCGTTTCCAACCCGCCGTTCGTGATCTCGCCGGGTGCCCGGCTCACCTACCGCGACGGCGGCATGGGCGGCGACGACCTGTGCCGGACGCTCGTCCAGCAGTCCGCCGCGCATCTCAACGACGGCGGGTACTGCCAGCTGCTGGCCAATTGGCAGCATGTGGCGGGCGAGGAGTGGTACGACAGGGTGCGCTCCTGGGTGCCGGCCGGCTGCGACGCCTGGATCGTGCAGCGCGAGGTGCAGGACGTCACCCAGTACGCCGAGCTGTGGCTGCGTGACGCGGGCGACCACCGCGCCGGGGACGAGGCGTACGCCGCGCGGTACGACGCCTGGCTCGACGAGTTCGAGGCACGCAAGACCAAGGCCATCGGCTTCGGCTGGATCACGCTGCGCAAGTCCGGGTCGGCTTCCCCGTCCGTCACGGTCGAGGAATGGCCGCATCCGGTGGAACAGCCGCTGGGGGAGTCGGTCGTACGGCACTTCGACCGCCAGGACTATCTGCGGGCCACGGACGACGCGGCGCTGCTCGCCGGCCGCTTCCGGCTTGCCGACGAGGTGGTGCAGGAGCAGGTCGGGCTGCCCGGGGCGGAGGACCCCGAGCATGTGGTGTTGCGTCAGAACCGCGGTATGCGGCGGGCGACGAAGGTGGACACGGTCGGCGCGGGCTTCGCCGGGGTGTGCGACGGCTCCCTCCCGGCCGGGCGGATTCTGGACGCCATCGCCCAACTCGTCGGAGAGGATCCGGTTCTGCTGCGGGACCGTACGCTGGCCTCGATCCGGATGCTGGTCGAGCAGGGGTTCCTGGAGCCGGTGGCCGCGGGCGGCTGACCGCGGAGGGGCGGGGGAAGGGGACGGGAGAAGGGGCAGGGGCCCGGGCCGGGGGAGGGCAGGACGCGGCGGGTGTCGTTCATCCGGCGTTCGCCGGAATGCCGCCCTGAGGTGCCAAGCTGCCCGCATGGAGAGTGGACCCGAGGCTTTCGCCGGGGCGGCGTTCGCGCTGTTCGGTGCCGGACTGCTGGTGTGGACGGGTGTCTGCCTGCGGACCGGTGCGCCGGTCGCCGATGGCGTCAGCCGTCCGGTCGCCACCGTGACGGCGCTGCTGTCCGGGGTGGTGTTCCTGGCCACGGGCTGCTGGCTGCTGGCAGCGTTGTAGCCGTGAGCGGCGAGTGGCACGACACCTGCCGTGAGCCGCGAGACGCCTGCTGTGAGTCGTGAGCCATGAGTCGCGAGACACCTGCTGTGAGCCGTGAGTCGTGAAAGCGGCGAGCCCGCTCCAACTTCCCTTGCGTGGCGCTACGTTCACTTCACGCCAGTTCTGCAACAGATGGCCGATGTGTGGTGGTACGCGGGAACTTTTCCGGGTCGTTGGCCATGTTCCTCAGTGAAGGTCGGCAACGACCGGCAGGCTCACGACCCTTCAGTGAGGAACCCAAATGAACCGTGCATTCCGCTACGTCGCCGTCGGCACCATCGCCGTCTCCCTGCTCGCCGGTGGCTCGGCCGCGGCCTTCGCCGCCCCGCAGGACCTCCACTCGCCCAAGCCGGTCGTGGCCACCGCCCCGGCCGCCGCGGCACTGACTGCCAAGGCCAGCGCGTCCACCGTTAACGCCTGGCAGGAGTTCCGGATCTCCGGCACCGCCAAGGGCATCAAGGCCGGCACCAAGGTCACCGTCCAGCAGAAGCAGGGCACGAAGTGGGTCTCGCTGCCCGCGCAGACGCCGGTGAACGCCAGTGGCACGTACTCGGTACGGGTCAAGCTCGGCATCAAGGGCGTCAACCAGCTCCGTATGGGTGCCGGCAGCACCGTCTCCCCGGTGGTCAAGGTCACCGTCCGCTGACACCGGATGATCCCCTTGGCCGCCGGACGGTCCGCTGATGCCGGACGGTCCGCTGGCACTGGACGGGCCGCTGACGCCGGACGGTTCGCTGACCCCGGGCGGTCGGGACTGCGCCCGGATCATCCGTGATGTCCCTGGACGAAACCCCTAACCGACAAGGTTGCGGGCGACCATCCAGACCGCGGCAATGCCGAGCACCACGGCGTTGCCGCGGGCCGGGAGGCGTGGCCGGTACACCCGCCCGCCGATTCCGGCGATCAGCCAGCGTCCGACGGCGTACGCGACGGCCGGGCCGGCCAGGGTGAGCAGCACGGCGTTGTCATGGAAGGCCCTCACGACATCGCCGTGCATCAGGTCGTACGCCATCCGCGTCCCGCCGCACAGCGGGCACAGCAGCCCGGTGGCCCATTTGAACGGGCAGGGGAGCAGCAGCTGCCCCGGTTGGTGCGGATCGGTGTGCCAGAGGTAGACGGCGGCCGCCGCCCCGGCGCCGAGGGCGACCGACGCCCGGCGGACGGTACGTGTCCGGACCGATTTCCCGCTGCCGGGGCCCGCCGGCTCGGCAGGGCCCCACGACGTGCCGGAGCTCACACGCTCAGCGACCTGGCGTAGTTGACCTGGTTGAGGACGAACATCACCTGCTCGCGGGACTGCACCGGGATCATCGTGGAGTGGTGCCGGCCTCCGCTGTTCACCGTGACCTGCACGAACCCGGTGGTCACCCGCTCCTTCATCAGGAGGAAGAGCAGCCCGAGCAGGCAGAAGAAGAAGAAAACGACGGCGAGCACGACCGCGTGCGACGGTATTTTCTCCTCCGTGCGCGACATATCGGTCGCCGTCCAGACCGCGCCCCTGAGCGGCATCGGCCCGGCCGGCGTCATGATCGTGTCGCCGGTCACCGCGATATCGCCCAGCGACAGCGCCATCCCGCCGGGCTGGGGTCCGGCCTGGAACCCGCCGGGGTCGGCCTGGAACCCGCCGGGCCCTGTCGGGAACCCGCCGGGCACCGGCTGCGGCGGAGTGCCCGGCGGGAACCCGGGCGCGGGCGAACCCGGGGCGCCGTTCGGGTACCCGTAACCGGGCTGGGGCTGGGGCGGCTGCGGGCCGGCCTGCGGATACCCGTATCCGGGCTCCCCGGGGCGGCCGCCCTGCGGGCTGCCGTAACCGGCGTCGGCGGGCTGAGCACCGTCCGGCTTGGCGTAAGGGTTCTGGCCGGACTGACCCGACTGGCCGGACTGACCAGGCTGACCGGGCGGCTGGTCCGGCGGCGGTCCGGGGTACTGGTTCGCCATGGGTGAGGTCCCCCCGAGAGTGCGTGATGACGGCAGTACTCGACTCGAACGGCGAGCCGTGCCGTTTCCATCCTGCCAGCCCGCTCACGTGCTGTATCAAGGCAATGACGGCAACCGGCGCCGCTCTGTGACAGTCGTCGGTCCGCGGACGGTGCGGCGTGCGCCTGCGGGCGGGTGGCGGACCGCCGGGATCCGTCACTGTGTGACATCACCGAGGGTGCCGCAGCGGTGCCGCGCGGGGAACGTCCGAGGTGGGCGCCGGGGAACCGTACGGCGCTGCCGTGATCCACAAGACGCGCTCCGGGCCCGTGGCGAGCGCCTGGCGCGGTCCGGGCGGCATGAAGGCATGTAGTCGGGTTACCGTTCGAGTGGCGTTGCGGGGTTTTTCCGTTTGACACGGGGCCGGGAGGTACCGTCACACTCCGCAGCGTCAAGCGTCACCGCATTGCGTCCCCGGCGTCCGGCCGGGGGGCATTTCCAGCGTCGACCGGAGAGAAGAGCGAAGTTGTCCCCGACCAGCGAGACCACAGACGGCGGCGGCCGCCGACTCGTCATCGTCGAGTCGCCTGCCAAGGCGAAGACGATCAAGGGCTACCTCGGCCCTGGCTACGTGGTCGAGGCGAGCGTCGGACACATCCGCGACCTGCCCAACGGCGCCGCAGAGGTCCCGGCGAAGTACAAGGGCGAGCCCTGGGCCCGCCTCGGCGTGAACGTCGACGCCGACTTCCAGCCGATCTACGTCGTCAACAGTGACAAGAAGGACCAGGTCAAGAAGCTCAAGGAGCTGCTGGCCGAGTCCGACGAGCTCTACCTCGCCACAGATGAGGACCGCGAGGGCGAGGCCATCGCCTGGCACCTCCAGGAGATCCTCAAGCCCAAGGTCCCCGTCCACCGGATGGTCTTCCACGAGATCACCAAGGACGCGATCCGCGAGGCCGTCGCCAATCCGCGCGACCTGAACCAGAAGCTGGTCGACGCCCAGGAGACCCGCCGGATCCTCGACCGCCTCTACGGCTACGAGGTCTCGCCGGTCCTGTGGAAGAAGGTCATGCCCCGGCTGTCGGCCGGCCGGGTGCAGTCCGTCGCGACCCGGCTCGTCGTCGAGCGGGAGCGCGAGCGCATCGCCTTCCGCTCCGCCGAGTACTGGGACCTGACCGGCACTTTTTCCACGGGCCGGGCGGGCGACGCCAGCGACCCGGCGGTGCTGACCGCCCGCCTGAACACCGTCGACGGCCGCCGTATTGCCCAGGGCCGTGACTTCGGTCCCAACGGGCAGCTCAAGAACGACGTCCTCCATCTGGACGAGGCGAACGCCCGTGCGCTCGCCACCGCCTTGGAGAACACCGACTTCGCGGTGCGCTCGGTCGAGTCCAAGCCCTACCGCCGCTCGCCGTACGCCCCGTTCCGGACGACCACCCTCCAGCAGGAGGCCAGCCGCAAGCTCGGCTTCGGCGCCAAGGCGACGATGCAGGTCGCGCAGAAGCTGTACGAGAACGGCTTCATCACCTATATGCGTACGGACTCCACCACGCTCTCGGACACCGCGGTCGCCGCGGCCCGGGCGCAGGTGACGCACCTGTACGGCGCGAACTACCTGCCGGACAAGCCGCGCACCTACGCCGGCAAGGTCAAGAACGCCCAGGAGGCGCACGAGGCGATCCGCCCCTCCGGCGACCGCTTCCGCACCCCGGCCGAGACCGGTCTGAGCGGCGACCAGTTCAGGCTCTACGAGCTGATCTGGAAGCGGACCGTCGCCTCCCAGATGAAGGACGCGACCGGTAACTCCGTCACCGTCAAGATCGGCGGCCGGGCCGCCGACGGCCGGGACGCCGAGTTCAGCGCGTCCGGCAAGACGATCACCTTCCACGGCTTCCTCAAGGCCTACGTGGAAGGCGCCGACGACCCCAACGCCGAGCTCGACGACCGCGAGCGCCGGCTGCCGCAGGTCGCCGAGGGCGACGCGCTGGCCGCGCAGGAGATGACCGCCGACGGGCACGCGACCAAGCCGCCCGCCCGTTACACCGAGGCCACGCTGGTCAAGGAGCTGGAAGAGCGCGAGATCGGCCGCCCGTCGACGTACGCCTCGATCATCGGCACCATCCTCGACCGCGGCTATGTCTTCAAGAAGGGCACCGCGCTCGTCCCGTCCTTCCTCTCCTTCGCGGTGGTCAACCTCCTGGAGAAGCACTTCGGCCGGCTGGTCGACTACAGCTTCACCGCCAAGATGGAGGACGACCTCGACCGCATCGCCCGCGGCGAGGCGCAGGCCGTGCCGTGGCTGCGGCGCTTCTACTTCGGCGAGGGCGATGCCGAGGGAGCCGCCTCGGAGGCCGGAAACGGCGACGGCGATCACCTCGGCGGCCTGAAGGAGCTGGTCGAGGACCTGGGCGCCATCGACGCCCGGGAGATCTCGTCCTTCCCCGTCAGCGACGACATCAAGCTGCGGGTCGGCCGCTACGGCCCGTACGTCGAGCGCGGCGAGAAGGATGCCGAGGGCCATCAGCGCGCCGATGTCCCCGACGACCTGGCGCCCGATGAGCTGACCGTGGAGTACGCGGAGGAGCTGCTCGCCAAGCCGAGCGGCGACTTCGAGCTGGGCATGGACCCGGAGTCCGGCCGCCAGATCGTCGCCAAGGACGGCCGCTACGGTCCGTACGTCACCGAGATCCTGCCCGAGGGCACCCCGAAGACCGGCAAGAACGCGGTCAAGCCGCGCACGGCCTCGCTCTTCAAGTCGATGTCCCTGGACACCGTGACGCTGGCGGACGCGCTCAAGCTGATGTCGCTGCCGCGCGTCGTCGGCAAGGACCCCGAGGGCGTGGAGATCACCGCGCAGAACGGCCGCTACGGCCCGTATCTGAAGAAGGGCACCGACTCGCGCTCCCTGGAGACCGAGGAACAGCTCTTCACGATCACGACCGACGAGGCGCTGGCGATCTACGCACAGCCCAAGCAGCGTGGGCGGGCCGCCGCCAAGCCGCCGCTGAAGGAGCTGGGCACGGACCCGGTGAGCGGCAAGCCGGTGGTGGTCAAGGACGGCCGGTTCGGTGCGTATGTCACCGACGGCGAGACCAATGCGACGCTGCGGCGGGATGACGACGTCGAGACGGTCACCGCAGAGCGGGGCTACGAGCTGCTGGCGGAGAAGCGCGCCAAGGGGCCAGCGAAGAAGACCGCGAAGAAGGCGGCCAAGAAGGCGCCGGCCAAGAAGACGGCCGCGAAGAAGACGGCCGCCAAGAAGACCGCGGCGAAGAAGACCACCGCGGCGAAGACCACCGCGGCGAAGAAGACGACCGCTAAGAAGGCCACCGCCAAGACTGCGGCGGCGAAGAAGACGGCAGCGGCGCCGGCGGCGGAGGACTGAGGCCGGCGCCGGCCCCGGCCGCGCCGGTAAAGCGGAGGGCTGAGGCCTACGCCGCTTCCGGCACGGCCGCGCCGGTAAAAGCGCAGGACATGGGCGGGCACAACGGATGCGTTCCGTTGTGCCCGCCCATTTGTTCGGGTGGGCGCTCGACGGCGTGCCCCGTCCCGCTAGGCTGGCGGGATGACGCGTGCCGAGCAGCCAACGGTCGTGACCCCCACATCAGGCGCCCTAGCGGCGGATTCCCGCGAGCGCGCCGTGCGAGCCCTGCTCCGCTTCCCCCCACTGAAGCGATTGTGGAGCGCCCAGTTTGTCGGGGGCATCGGCGATGCCCTGTCCATGCTTGTCCTCGTACTCCTCGCCCTGCAGGCGGCGTTGTACGTCCCGTTGGGCGGCGAACCCGTCTTCGGCGGCGGCTATCGGGGGGCAGCCCTTGCGGTCACCGTGGTCTTCGCGGCCCGGATGCTGGCGATGCTGCTCTTCGGGGCCGTCCTGCTGGGCCCGCTGTCGGCGATGACGTCCCCCGCCGCCGCGCGCGCGGGGGAGGCTCGTCCGGCGGGCCGCTGGACCGGCGCTGGACGATGATCGGTGCGGATGTGCTGCGGCTCGCGCTGCTGGTCATCGCCCCGCTCTGGATCGACTGGACGCCGGGCGACGCACTGGCCTGGCTCTTGGTCACGGTCTTCGTCACCGGTGTCGCCGAACGCTTCTGGACCGTCGCCCGGGAGAGCGCCGCACCGGGGCTGCTGCCCACCCCGCCCCCTGAGGGCGCCGCGGTGCGGCCCCTGCCGGACAACATGGACGCCCTGCGCCGCCTCTCGCTGCGCACCGGCTTCGTCGCGCTGCCGATCGCGGCCGCCGCCCTGGTGGTCGTCACGCTCATCAGCAAGCTGCTGGGCACCGGCATCGACTGGTTCCACCTGCACCAGGCCGCGCTCGGCTCGTATGTCGCCGCCGGTCTGTTCGCCGCCTCCGTATCGATCCTCTACTTCATCGAGCTCCCCGGAGTGCCGACGCCGCGGCCGCGCTCCCCCCTGGAGGGGCTGCGCCGCCCGAAGGCCGCGGGTGCGAAGGCCGGAGCGGCGACGGGTACGAAGGCCGGAGCGACGGGCCCGGGCGACACGCCGGAGAACGGCACCGCACAGGCGGGCGCCGACCGGGGCCGTACGGGCGCGCTCCCGCTGCTGGTGGCGTCCTGCGCCGCGGTGGCCGGGGCGATCGCCGCGGCCGTCTCGCTCGCCGTCCTGCACGGCTACGACCTGGCCGGCGGTCCGGCCGCCTTCGCGCTGCTGGTGCTCGCGCTGACCGGCGGTACGGCCGTCGGCATCCGTTGTGCTCACCGGGTGCTGCCCGGCCTCCCCCGGCGCCGCCTGCTCGCCCTTGCGGTGGCCGCCACCGGCCTGGGGCTGCTGGCCATGGGGCTGGTCCCGGACGCGACGTCGGTGCTGGTGCTCGCGCTGCTGTCCGGCGTCAGCGCCGGTATCGCCGCCAATACGGGCCATGTGCTGCTGGAGCAGGAGACCGAGGAATCCCGCAGTGCCCGCACGACCGAGCATCTGCACGCCGTCGTACGGCTGACGGTCGCGCTGGCCGCCATCCTCGCGCCGCTGCTCGCGGCGGTCATCGGCCCGCACCACCTCGGCAGCGGCACCTTCAACTTCGCCTACGGCGGCGCCGCCTACACCCTGATGCTGGTCGGCGCACTGCTGCTGCCGGTCGCCGCCCTGGTGCTGGGCAAGGTCGACGACCGGCAGGGCGTACCGCTGCGGCGTGATCTGCGCGAGGCGCTGCGCGGCGGCGACCCGGCCCAGGCGCCCGCCACCACCGGCTTCTTCCTCGCCCTGGAAGGCGGCGACGGGGCCGGCAAGTCCACCCAGGTCGAGGCGCTCGCGGAGTGGATCCGCAACAAGGGCCACGAGGTCGTGGTGACCCGTGAGCCGGGCGCCACCGCCATCGGCAAGCGACTGCGCTCGATCATTCTCGACGTCTCGACCTCCGGGCTCTCGGACCGTGCGGAGGCGCTGATGTTCGCCGCCGACCGGGCCGAGCACGTCGACAGCGTCGTCCGCCCCGCTCTGGAGCGCGGCGCGATCGTCATCACCGACCGGTACATCGACTCCTCGGTCGCCTACCAGGGCGCCGGACGCAACCTCGCGCCCACGGAGATCGCCCGGATCTCGCGCTGGGCCACCGACGGCCTCGTCCCGCACCTGACGGTCCTGCTCGACGTCTCCCCGGAGACCGCACGGGAACGCTTCACCGAGGCACCGGACCGGCTGGAGTCCGAGCCCGCCGAATTCCACCAGCGGGTGCGGGCCGGCTTCCTGACACTGGCCGCCGCCGACCCCGCGCGCTACCTGGTCGTCGACGCCGGGCAGGAGCCCGAAGCCGTCACCACCGTCGTACGGCACCGCCTCGACCAGGTGCTCCCGCTGTCCGAGGCCGAGATCACGGCGCAGGCCGAGGCCCGTAAAGCGGCCGAGGAAGAGGCCCGCCGCAAGGCCGAGGAGGAGGCCGCGCGCAAGGCGGAGGAGGAGCGCCTGGAGCGCGAGCGCCAGGAGCAGCTTGCCAAGCTGCGCGCCGAGGAAGAGGAGCGCAAGCGCCGCGAGGCCGAGGAGGCCAGGGCGCGCGAGGAGGCCCGGCAGGCCGAGGAGGCCCGCAAGCGCGCCGAGGAGGCCCGCCAGGCCGCGGAGACGGAGCGGCAGCGGCGCGAGGCCGAGGAGCGCGCCCGCGAAGCCGAGCAGGAGCGGCTGCGCAAGCAGCACGAGGAAGAGGCGCGGCTGCGCAAGGAGGCCGAGGAGCGCCGCCTGGAGAAGCAGCGCAAGGCCGAAGACGCCCTGCTGCGCGCCGAGAAGGCCCGGATCGCGGCAGCCGAGGCGGCGGCCGCGGCGGAGGCCAGGGCGGCGGCCGAGGAGGCCGAGGCAGCCGAGGCGCCCACCGCGGAGACGTATGTCGCGGATCTGCGGAAGCGGCTGGGGGAGGATGCGGCCGATGGCTCCGGATCGTCGGGTTCCGCCTCCTCGGGTTCCGCCTCGTCCGGTTCTGGCTCGTCCGGTTCCGGATCGGGTGCTTCCGGATCGGACGGTGAGCGGACCGAGGAGTCGCTGCGGCAGCCCGGGGCGCATCAGGGTGGGACGCAGCAGAGCGGTGCGGCGGACGAGACGGCCGTGCTGCCGTCGGTGCGCGACACGCACGACGCCTGGAGCGGCCGTGGCGCCGTTTCGGACGCGGAGGAGACCGCCGTGCTGCCGCCTGTACGGGGCGAAGGGCCCGTACGGGGCGGAGGCGCGCGCGGCGAGGACGGCCGGGGCGACGCCCCTGCGGACCGCGTCCCGCCGTGGATGTTCCGCAAGGAGACGCCCCACGGCGCGAACGGCGGGAGCACCGGGAGTGGTGCGCACGGCGGGCAGGGTGCGGCCTCGGGCCACCCCGCCGCCCCCGCCGAGTCGCGCGTCGAGCGCACCCGCGAACTCCCGCAGATCGACCCGGCGACCGGCCGCCCCGTGGAAGCCCCGCAACGTAGCCGCCCCCGCCCCGAATGGGCGGAGGAGACCCCGTTGGACGATCTGCCGACGCTCGCCGACGAACTGCTCGGCCCGCGCGGTGACGACGAGGCGGACGACGGTGCGGACGACAACGGCCGTCGTGGCGGCCGCGGCGACCGGGGGCGGCGCAGCTAGCCCCCTCGCATAGCCCGGGCGAAGCCCGGACGAACCGGCCGTGGCCGCAGCGCAACAGCTGCGGCCACGGCCGGTTCCAGGTTCCGGACGGCCCCCTTCGGCCCTCCTTCGGCCGAGCGGCCCCGCCTTCCGGATTCGTTTGTCAGTGGGTTGCACCACAATGGGTCAGGCATGGAGCAATGCGCGGTGTGCGGCCGGGCAAGCACCCACCTCGCACGGCACGAGCAGGACGGCACGGACAGGAACGGCGGACAGCGATGGCGGTATGGGACGACGTGGTCGGCCAGGACCGGTTGACGGCACAGCTGGCCGCGGCCGCGCGCGATGCGGACGCCTTCATCACCGCGGAGCATGCGGGAGCGGGGGCCGGGGCCGGGGACGGGCCCGGTGATCAGCCGCAGCCGCAGCCGGGGCTGGAGTCGGGGCCGGAGCCACAGCCGTCCGCCGACCGCGGCAGCGCCTCCCAGATGACCCACGCCTGGCTGTTCACGGGCCCGCCCGGTTCCGGCCGCTCCACCGCCGCCCGCGCCTTCGCGGCCGCCCTGCAGTGCGTCAGCCCGGACCGCGCCCTGGGGGGCGCCCCCGGCTGCGGTTTCTGCGACGGCTGCCACACCTCCCTGGTCGGCACGCACGCCGACGTCGAGATCGTCCGTACGGACCTGCTCTCCATCGGCGTCAAGGAGACCCGCGACCTGGTCCGCCGGTCCTCCCTCTCCCCGGCCGGCGGCCGCTGGCAGGTGATCGTCCTGGAGGACGCCGACCGCCTCACCGAAGGCGCCGGCAACGTCCTGCTCAAGGCCGTCGAGGAGCCCGCGCCCCGTACGGTCTGGCTGCTGTGCGCCCCCTCCGTGGAGGACGTCCTCCCCACCATCCGTTCGCGCTGCCGCCACCTCTCCCTGCGGACCCCGCCGGTCAGCGCGGTCGCCGACGTCCTCGTCCGGCGGGACGGCATCGAGCCGGAGGCCGCCGACCGCGCCGCCCGCGCCACCCAGGGCCACATCGGCCGGGCCCGCCGCCTCGCCACCGACGAGCGCGCCCGGGCCCGCCGGACGGCCGTACTCAAACTCCCCCTCCGCGTCGACGACATCGGCGGCTGCCTCAAGGCCGCGCAGGAGCTGATCGACGCCGCGGGGGAGGACGCCAAACAGGTCGCCGAGGACGTCGACACCAAGGAGACCGAGGAGCTGCGCGCCGCGCTCGGCGCCGCCGCCGGCACGGGCGGACGCCTGCCGCGCGGCACGGCCGGCGCCATGAAGGAGCTCCAGGACAAGCAGAAGCGCCGCTCGACCCGTACCCAGCGCGACAGCCTCGACCTGGCCCTGGTCGACCTCACCGGCTTCTACCGCGACGTCCTCGCCCTCCAGATGGGCGCCTCGGTACCCCTCGCCAACGACGAGGTGCGCGACAGCATCCACCGCATCGCCACCGCCTCGTCCCCCGAACGCACCCTCCGCCGCATAGAAGCGGTGATCGCCTGCCGCGAGGCCCTGGACCGCAATGTGGCCCCCCTCCTCGCGGTCGAGGCCATGACCGCGGCCCTCCGCGCCGGCTGACCACCACCCACCGCAGCCCACCCGCCCCCGCCACTCACCCGGCCCGCCCCTTCAAGGACACGCACACACAACGTCCCCATCTGGATACTCTCCGTCCGGGCCACCATCACTGCTCTCCC is a genomic window of Streptomyces sp. Edi2 containing:
- a CDS encoding methyltransferase translates to MSTHLPTADVQDPESNTRTARLREALLAAAFTADGLLELLGAPAYAALARSETVPALRATRGDSPLETLVRLFLLQRPVELRRAQAALPVADCLADGWLVQDGDELRASVDVRPYGGPEGQDWWVVSDLGCAVGGAGGIRGAGEADRSQLVLGVGGASTTLAGITVRRPVAKALDLGTGSGIQALHAAQHTTRVTGTDLNPRALRIAALTLALSGAEPADLREGSLFEPVGDETYDLIVSNPPFVISPGARLTYRDGGMGGDDLCRTLVQQSAAHLNDGGYCQLLANWQHVAGEEWYDRVRSWVPAGCDAWIVQREVQDVTQYAELWLRDAGDHRAGDEAYAARYDAWLDEFEARKTKAIGFGWITLRKSGSASPSVTVEEWPHPVEQPLGESVVRHFDRQDYLRATDDAALLAGRFRLADEVVQEQVGLPGAEDPEHVVLRQNRGMRRATKVDTVGAGFAGVCDGSLPAGRILDAIAQLVGEDPVLLRDRTLASIRMLVEQGFLEPVAAGG
- a CDS encoding DUF2752 domain-containing protein codes for the protein MSSGTSWGPAEPAGPGSGKSVRTRTVRRASVALGAGAAAAVYLWHTDPHQPGQLLLPCPFKWATGLLCPLCGGTRMAYDLMHGDVVRAFHDNAVLLTLAGPAVAYAVGRWLIAGIGGRVYRPRLPARGNAVVLGIAAVWMVARNLVG
- the topA gene encoding type I DNA topoisomerase; the encoded protein is MSPTSETTDGGGRRLVIVESPAKAKTIKGYLGPGYVVEASVGHIRDLPNGAAEVPAKYKGEPWARLGVNVDADFQPIYVVNSDKKDQVKKLKELLAESDELYLATDEDREGEAIAWHLQEILKPKVPVHRMVFHEITKDAIREAVANPRDLNQKLVDAQETRRILDRLYGYEVSPVLWKKVMPRLSAGRVQSVATRLVVERERERIAFRSAEYWDLTGTFSTGRAGDASDPAVLTARLNTVDGRRIAQGRDFGPNGQLKNDVLHLDEANARALATALENTDFAVRSVESKPYRRSPYAPFRTTTLQQEASRKLGFGAKATMQVAQKLYENGFITYMRTDSTTLSDTAVAAARAQVTHLYGANYLPDKPRTYAGKVKNAQEAHEAIRPSGDRFRTPAETGLSGDQFRLYELIWKRTVASQMKDATGNSVTVKIGGRAADGRDAEFSASGKTITFHGFLKAYVEGADDPNAELDDRERRLPQVAEGDALAAQEMTADGHATKPPARYTEATLVKELEEREIGRPSTYASIIGTILDRGYVFKKGTALVPSFLSFAVVNLLEKHFGRLVDYSFTAKMEDDLDRIARGEAQAVPWLRRFYFGEGDAEGAASEAGNGDGDHLGGLKELVEDLGAIDAREISSFPVSDDIKLRVGRYGPYVERGEKDAEGHQRADVPDDLAPDELTVEYAEELLAKPSGDFELGMDPESGRQIVAKDGRYGPYVTEILPEGTPKTGKNAVKPRTASLFKSMSLDTVTLADALKLMSLPRVVGKDPEGVEITAQNGRYGPYLKKGTDSRSLETEEQLFTITTDEALAIYAQPKQRGRAAAKPPLKELGTDPVSGKPVVVKDGRFGAYVTDGETNATLRRDDDVETVTAERGYELLAEKRAKGPAKKTAKKAAKKAPAKKTAAKKTAAKKTAAKKTTAAKTTAAKKTTAKKATAKTAAAKKTAAAPAAED
- a CDS encoding DNA polymerase III subunit delta', with product MAVWDDVVGQDRLTAQLAAAARDADAFITAEHAGAGAGAGDGPGDQPQPQPGLESGPEPQPSADRGSASQMTHAWLFTGPPGSGRSTAARAFAAALQCVSPDRALGGAPGCGFCDGCHTSLVGTHADVEIVRTDLLSIGVKETRDLVRRSSLSPAGGRWQVIVLEDADRLTEGAGNVLLKAVEEPAPRTVWLLCAPSVEDVLPTIRSRCRHLSLRTPPVSAVADVLVRRDGIEPEAADRAARATQGHIGRARRLATDERARARRTAVLKLPLRVDDIGGCLKAAQELIDAAGEDAKQVAEDVDTKETEELRAALGAAAGTGGRLPRGTAGAMKELQDKQKRRSTRTQRDSLDLALVDLTGFYRDVLALQMGASVPLANDEVRDSIHRIATASSPERTLRRIEAVIACREALDRNVAPLLAVEAMTAALRAG